A region from the Mucilaginibacter sp. CSA2-8R genome encodes:
- the lysA gene encoding diaminopimelate decarboxylase: protein MFSTASIARFNQLETPFYYYNLQLLQQTLEACLQAARQHQFHVHYALKANFNSKVLQAIQAAGMGADCVSGNEVKAAIAHGFDKGKVVFAGVGKSDREINAALDADIFCFNVESVQELEVINELAAAKDKTAQVAIRINPNVDAHTHHYITTGLEENKFGINTWQLDEVVATLKTSANLKFAGLHFHVGSQITNLEVFKNLCLRVNELSEWFEQQQMPVRVLNVGGGLGVDYYQPDTNNICDFEGYFNVFKQYLKVKAGQEVHFELGRALVAQSASLISRVLYVKNGRKKNFLVLDAGMTELIRPMLYQAYHHIENISRQQNEDTATVNYDVVGPICESTDCFRTGVALPQSKRGDLIAVRTAGAYGEVMASGYNLRDHVQSVYSVEQEQEVM, encoded by the coding sequence ATGTTTTCTACAGCCAGCATAGCCCGGTTTAATCAACTCGAAACACCGTTTTACTATTACAATCTGCAATTGTTGCAGCAAACGCTTGAGGCTTGTTTGCAAGCTGCACGCCAGCATCAGTTTCATGTGCATTACGCGTTAAAGGCAAACTTTAACTCCAAGGTTTTGCAAGCCATACAAGCAGCCGGTATGGGAGCCGATTGTGTGAGCGGTAACGAAGTAAAGGCGGCTATTGCGCATGGCTTTGATAAAGGCAAGGTGGTATTTGCAGGTGTAGGTAAATCAGACCGCGAAATTAACGCTGCACTGGATGCCGATATATTTTGTTTTAATGTAGAATCGGTTCAGGAGCTGGAAGTGATTAACGAGCTGGCTGCAGCCAAAGATAAAACAGCACAGGTGGCAATCCGCATTAACCCTAATGTTGACGCGCACACCCATCATTACATTACTACCGGTTTAGAAGAAAATAAGTTTGGTATCAATACCTGGCAATTAGATGAGGTGGTAGCTACCCTCAAAACAAGCGCTAACCTTAAATTTGCTGGTCTGCACTTTCATGTTGGTTCGCAAATTACCAACCTGGAAGTTTTTAAAAACCTTTGCTTGCGGGTAAACGAACTGAGCGAATGGTTTGAGCAACAGCAAATGCCTGTACGGGTACTTAACGTAGGTGGTGGTTTGGGGGTAGATTATTACCAGCCCGACACTAACAACATCTGCGATTTTGAGGGCTACTTTAACGTATTTAAACAATATTTAAAAGTAAAAGCCGGTCAGGAAGTTCATTTTGAGTTAGGCCGTGCTTTGGTAGCGCAAAGCGCCTCTTTAATATCGAGGGTTCTTTACGTTAAAAATGGCCGGAAAAAGAACTTTTTGGTGCTGGATGCAGGTATGACCGAATTAATTCGGCCCATGCTGTACCAGGCTTATCATCACATTGAAAACATCAGCCGGCAACAAAATGAAGATACTGCTACGGTAAATTATGATGTTGTAGGACCGATTTGCGAAAGTACCGACTGTTTCCGTACGGGTGTGGCTTTGCCGCAATCTAAACGCGGCGACTTAATTGCTGTAAGAACCGCCGGTGCCTATGGTGAGGTAATGGCCTCGGGTTATAACCTGCG